In one window of Nocardiopsis aegyptia DNA:
- a CDS encoding class I SAM-dependent RNA methyltransferase, whose translation MTRVGNEYELTVDDVAHGGWCVGRHDDQVVFVRHALPGERVRVRVTEETTRFLRGEAIEILTASPDRVEAPCAFAGPGKCGGCDWQHASLEAQRRMKGQVVSDQLSRIAGIEREVVVEELPGTPDGLGWRTRVRFSVDDEGRAGLRRHRAHGIEPVDRCLIAHPGVTELGVTETRWPDVKDVEAVASSTCADRAVVVTPTKARLTTLPELKASSAVLRRFKGGRVQAVRGRRGVRETVAGREYRVSAGGFWQVHPAAGEVLTAAVMDALKPLPGETAMDLFCGAGLFTGALAEAVGPEGRAMGVESGAEAVRDATYNLRDMEQVRVEKNDVAAQLREWADVRADVVVLDPPRAGAGVKVVRSVTGMRPRAVAYVSCDPATLARDLAEFERSGYRLMDIRAFDAFPMTHHVECLAVLEPVHKARRHQEQDQD comes from the coding sequence GCGTCACCGAGGAGACCACCCGCTTCCTGCGCGGTGAGGCCATCGAGATCCTGACCGCCTCCCCGGACCGCGTCGAGGCGCCCTGCGCCTTCGCGGGCCCCGGCAAGTGCGGCGGCTGCGACTGGCAGCACGCCTCCCTGGAGGCCCAGCGCCGGATGAAGGGGCAGGTCGTCTCCGACCAGCTCAGCCGGATCGCGGGCATCGAGCGCGAGGTCGTGGTCGAGGAGCTGCCCGGCACCCCCGACGGCCTGGGCTGGCGTACCCGGGTCCGCTTCTCCGTCGACGACGAGGGCCGCGCGGGCCTGCGCCGGCACCGCGCCCACGGCATCGAGCCCGTGGACCGCTGCCTGATCGCCCACCCGGGCGTGACCGAGCTCGGTGTGACCGAGACGCGCTGGCCGGACGTCAAGGACGTCGAGGCGGTCGCCTCCTCCACCTGCGCCGACCGCGCCGTCGTGGTCACTCCCACCAAGGCCAGGCTGACCACGCTCCCGGAGCTGAAGGCCTCCAGCGCTGTGCTGCGCCGCTTCAAGGGCGGCCGGGTCCAGGCCGTACGCGGTCGCCGCGGGGTCCGCGAGACGGTCGCCGGGCGCGAGTACCGGGTGAGCGCCGGCGGGTTCTGGCAGGTCCACCCGGCGGCGGGAGAGGTCCTGACCGCCGCGGTGATGGACGCCCTCAAGCCCCTGCCCGGCGAGACCGCCATGGACCTGTTCTGCGGCGCCGGGCTGTTCACCGGCGCGCTGGCCGAGGCCGTGGGCCCCGAGGGCCGGGCGATGGGCGTGGAGAGCGGGGCCGAGGCCGTGCGCGACGCCACCTACAACCTGCGCGACATGGAGCAGGTCCGGGTCGAGAAGAACGACGTGGCCGCGCAGCTGCGCGAGTGGGCGGACGTGCGCGCCGACGTCGTCGTGCTGGACCCGCCCCGCGCGGGCGCGGGCGTCAAGGTCGTGCGGTCGGTGACGGGCATGCGGCCGCGCGCGGTGGCCTACGTCTCGTGCGACCCGGCGACGCTGGCCCGCGACCTGGCGGAGTTCGAGCGCAGCGGTTACCGGCTGATGGACATCCGCGCCTTCGACGCGTTCCCGATGACCCACCACGTGGAGTGCCTGGCCGTGCTGGAGCCGGTCCACAAGGCCCGCCGCCACCAGGAGCAGGACCAGGACTGA
- a CDS encoding MFS transporter, with the protein MDSERLARRPRWITRWDPEDTRFWDEHGFTVANRNLWASIATEHLGFCVWSLWSVLVLFMTPEAGFAFTGGQKFLLVSAVALVGAVLRVPYTLLAPRVGGRTWTMVSVALLFVPTVLAAVLMQRPETPFPVFLALAATAGLGGGNFASSMTNINYFFPEHHKGLALGLNAGGGNVGVASVQFAGLAVIAVAGAAVGHLLPLLFLPALALGVWVAWRFMDNLAHARTGARTRLRAFGERHFWIMSLLYVGAFGSFIGFGFAFGLLLQDEFGRTPLEAASIAFVGPLVGSVIRPLGGWLADRFGGARVTLRAFLGMAAVGTLVVPALAAGSVLLFVAVFAAMFALTGICNGSTYKMIPSVYAARAQDLAARGVPAEEARARAEHTSSTLLGMIGAVGALGGVGINMALRESYTRWDTAVPAFAVFVVFYLVCALVTWSSYRRRPTRARSRHGERDRRGVVTG; encoded by the coding sequence ATGGACTCCGAACGCCTCGCCCGACGTCCGCGCTGGATCACCCGGTGGGACCCGGAGGACACCCGCTTCTGGGACGAACACGGCTTCACCGTCGCCAACCGCAACCTGTGGGCCTCGATCGCGACCGAGCACCTGGGCTTCTGCGTGTGGAGCCTGTGGTCGGTGCTCGTGCTGTTCATGACGCCCGAGGCCGGGTTCGCCTTCACCGGCGGGCAGAAGTTCCTGCTCGTCTCGGCCGTCGCCCTGGTCGGTGCCGTGCTGCGGGTGCCCTACACCCTGCTCGCGCCGCGGGTGGGCGGCCGCACGTGGACGATGGTCTCGGTGGCGCTGCTGTTCGTGCCCACGGTGCTGGCCGCCGTCCTCATGCAGCGGCCCGAGACGCCCTTCCCCGTCTTCCTCGCCCTGGCGGCCACGGCCGGCCTGGGCGGCGGCAACTTCGCGTCGTCGATGACCAACATCAACTACTTCTTCCCCGAGCACCACAAGGGCCTGGCCCTGGGTCTGAACGCGGGCGGCGGCAACGTCGGGGTGGCCTCGGTGCAGTTCGCCGGACTCGCCGTGATCGCCGTGGCGGGTGCGGCGGTCGGCCACCTCCTGCCGCTGTTGTTCCTGCCCGCGCTCGCGCTGGGCGTGTGGGTGGCGTGGCGGTTCATGGACAACCTGGCGCACGCGCGCACCGGAGCGCGGACGCGGCTGCGCGCCTTCGGTGAACGCCACTTCTGGATCATGTCGCTGCTCTACGTGGGCGCGTTCGGCTCGTTCATCGGCTTCGGGTTCGCGTTCGGCCTGCTCCTCCAGGACGAGTTCGGCCGTACTCCGCTGGAGGCGGCGTCCATCGCGTTCGTGGGGCCGCTGGTCGGTTCCGTGATCCGTCCGCTCGGCGGCTGGCTCGCCGACCGCTTCGGCGGCGCGCGCGTCACCCTGCGGGCCTTCCTCGGCATGGCGGCCGTCGGCACGCTGGTGGTCCCCGCCCTGGCGGCGGGGTCGGTGCTGTTGTTCGTCGCGGTCTTCGCCGCCATGTTCGCGCTCACCGGGATCTGCAACGGGTCCACCTACAAGATGATCCCGTCCGTGTACGCGGCCCGCGCCCAGGACCTGGCGGCCAGGGGCGTGCCCGCGGAGGAGGCACGGGCACGGGCCGAGCACACCTCCAGCACACTGCTCGGCATGATCGGCGCGGTGGGGGCACTGGGCGGTGTCGGCATCAACATGGCCCTGCGCGAGTCCTACACCCGGTGGGACACGGCCGTGCCGGCGTTCGCGGTGTTCGTCGTGTTCTACCTGGTGTGCGCGCTGGTGACCTGGTCGTCCTACCGCAGGCGCCCGACCCGCGCCAGGTCGCGGCACGGGGAACGGGACCGTCGGGGCGTCGTCACCGGATGA
- a CDS encoding FitA-like ribbon-helix-helix domain-containing protein: MSIRDVPEEVVNRVRSHAASQGKSLQAYVRELLERDARTAPASHEGTRGTRLIMRLQALEQRNEYAHMSTDEYLERIRG; this comes from the coding sequence GTGAGCATCAGAGACGTACCGGAAGAAGTCGTCAACAGGGTCCGTTCCCACGCTGCCAGCCAGGGAAAGAGCCTTCAGGCCTATGTTCGCGAACTCCTGGAGCGCGACGCCCGGACCGCACCCGCAAGCCACGAGGGCACCCGGGGGACTCGCCTGATCATGCGCCTACAGGCTCTCGAACAGCGGAACGAATACGCCCATATGAGTACGGATGAGTACCTGGAGCGCATCCGTGGCTGA
- a CDS encoding ABC transporter ATP-binding protein, with protein sequence MSAPTTITAPIHARGLVRRYGSRNALDGVDLDLGAGVTGLLGRNGAGKTTLLRSLATDLDVSAGRLRVLGRDPGDAAERTEIRRRLGYLPQNPEFYPHFTAFGLLDYMAVLKELGGRRARHDEIRRSLDRVGLTERRHTRVRRLSGGMRQRLALAAALMGDPELLLLDEPTVGLDPEQRILFRNLVSELAVRSTVVLSTHQIEDVSALCQRVVCLDRGRVVFDGTPATLIGRARGHVWEQTGRPGDGVTTWRLADGRYRVLTTRRGEPAPSGDRTAVEPTLEDAYLLLTGVQRGAR encoded by the coding sequence GTGAGTGCTCCGACCACGATCACCGCGCCGATCCACGCACGCGGCCTGGTGCGCCGGTACGGATCGCGCAACGCCCTGGACGGCGTCGACCTGGACCTGGGGGCGGGGGTCACCGGGCTCCTGGGCCGCAACGGCGCGGGCAAGACCACGCTCCTGCGCAGCCTGGCCACGGACCTGGACGTCAGCGCCGGCCGGCTGCGGGTGCTGGGCCGCGATCCCGGCGACGCCGCCGAGCGCACCGAGATCCGGCGCCGGCTGGGCTACCTGCCGCAGAACCCGGAGTTCTACCCGCACTTCACCGCGTTCGGGCTGCTGGACTACATGGCGGTGCTCAAGGAACTGGGCGGGCGCCGGGCCCGCCACGACGAGATCCGCCGGAGCCTGGACCGCGTGGGCCTGACCGAGCGCCGGCACACCAGGGTGCGGCGCCTGTCGGGGGGCATGCGTCAGCGGCTGGCTCTGGCCGCGGCGCTGATGGGCGACCCCGAACTGCTGCTGCTCGACGAGCCGACCGTCGGCCTGGACCCGGAACAACGCATCCTGTTCCGCAATCTGGTCTCGGAACTGGCCGTGCGCAGCACCGTGGTGCTGTCCACCCACCAGATCGAGGACGTGTCGGCGCTGTGCCAGCGGGTGGTGTGCCTTGACCGGGGGCGGGTGGTCTTCGACGGCACGCCGGCCACGCTGATCGGCCGGGCCCGCGGCCACGTGTGGGAGCAGACGGGCCGTCCCGGGGACGGGGTCACCACGTGGCGGCTGGCCGACGGCCGCTACCGCGTCCTGACCACGCGGCGCGGCGAACCGGCGCCGTCCGGCGACCGGACCGCCGTCGAACCCACCCTGGAGGACGCCTACCTCCTGCTGACGGGCGTGCAGCGGGGCGCGCGGTGA
- a CDS encoding zf-HC2 domain-containing protein: MSWHLTPAQVDEYVSSTVDDVTAMSVEAHLMHCPPCRSLVPADEAWLADSWADLRDIVDRPRVGLLERGLTAVGLRQTTAKLLTATPQLYRAWLVATVVVLGAALLIAYHLPRGSLLFAFTAPVVPLVGVAVAYGRGVDPAHTLTSVTPMAGQRLLFLRSCAVLFPALVMCTAAAVLMPSPTTLWNAGFWLLPSLTLVAGSLVLSRWMHMSAAGAAVGGLWVLAMVLFAVTDQVSVLELFAPVSQLWWAAALAALIAAIVLRVRPA, translated from the coding sequence ATGAGCTGGCACCTGACCCCCGCCCAAGTCGACGAGTACGTGTCGTCCACCGTCGACGACGTCACCGCCATGTCCGTGGAGGCCCACCTCATGCACTGCCCGCCCTGCCGGTCCCTGGTACCGGCCGACGAGGCGTGGCTGGCCGACAGCTGGGCCGACCTGCGCGACATCGTGGACCGGCCCCGCGTCGGCCTCCTGGAGCGCGGCCTGACCGCTGTGGGCCTGCGGCAGACCACCGCCAAACTCCTGACCGCCACCCCGCAGCTGTACCGCGCCTGGCTCGTGGCCACCGTGGTGGTCCTGGGCGCCGCCCTGCTGATCGCCTACCACCTGCCGCGCGGCTCCCTGCTGTTCGCCTTCACCGCGCCCGTCGTACCCCTGGTCGGCGTCGCCGTCGCCTACGGGCGCGGCGTGGACCCCGCCCACACGCTCACCTCGGTCACACCGATGGCGGGGCAGCGGCTGCTGTTCCTGCGCTCGTGCGCGGTCCTGTTCCCCGCCCTGGTGATGTGCACGGCGGCCGCGGTGCTCATGCCCTCCCCCACGACCCTGTGGAACGCCGGGTTCTGGCTGCTGCCGTCCCTGACGCTGGTCGCCGGATCGCTCGTGCTCAGCCGCTGGATGCACATGAGCGCCGCCGGCGCCGCGGTGGGCGGCCTGTGGGTGCTCGCCATGGTGCTGTTCGCCGTCACCGACCAGGTCTCGGTCCTGGAACTCTTCGCCCCCGTGTCCCAGTTGTGGTGGGCCGCCGCGCTGGCCGCCCTGATCGCCGCGATCGTCCTGAGGGTGAGGCCGGCGTGA
- a CDS encoding RNA polymerase sigma factor, translating to MKLLRRARRRAPSPDSTDAVLLAAVADGSTEALETLHRRHAPWLRARLRYRCSDPDQLDAALQETFLAVWKNAGSFTPRPGDPDAGAWLWTIAIRQLISQLRKRANRWIADSDSEPYETIGDASAEDTVLLNIEHGPLGAALHTLSPELRSAIQATVLDGLTVREAAEILQIPEGTVKTRVMRAKARLREALT from the coding sequence GTGAAGCTGCTCCGCCGCGCCCGACGACGCGCCCCCTCGCCCGACAGCACCGACGCGGTGCTGCTCGCGGCCGTCGCCGACGGTTCCACCGAAGCCCTGGAAACACTGCACCGCAGACACGCCCCCTGGCTGCGCGCCCGGCTGCGCTACCGCTGTTCGGACCCCGACCAACTCGACGCCGCGCTCCAGGAGACCTTCCTGGCGGTGTGGAAGAACGCCGGATCGTTCACACCCCGCCCCGGCGACCCCGACGCCGGTGCCTGGCTGTGGACCATCGCGATCCGGCAGCTGATCTCCCAGCTGCGCAAACGGGCCAACCGGTGGATCGCCGACAGCGACTCCGAACCCTACGAGACCATCGGCGACGCCTCCGCCGAGGACACCGTGCTGCTCAACATCGAGCACGGGCCACTGGGCGCCGCCCTGCACACCCTGTCCCCCGAACTGCGTTCGGCCATCCAGGCCACCGTCCTGGACGGACTCACCGTGCGTGAGGCCGCCGAGATCCTCCAGATCCCGGAGGGAACGGTCAAGACACGGGTGATGCGCGCCAAGGCACGTCTACGGGAGGCCCTGACATGA
- a CDS encoding LLM class F420-dependent oxidoreductase — MRLRIFLEPQQGATYEDQLAVARAAEDLGFDALFRSDHYLHMGDTDGLPGPTDAWITLAGLARETSRIRLGTLMTAATFRYPGPLAISVAQVDRMSGGRVDFGFGAGWYEQEHASYGIPFPATARERFDRYEEQLDIITGLWSTPAGDTFKYEGKHYRLAEGPALPKPQQGPRPPVLIGGTGPKRTPRLAAKFADEYNVPFASLEDTAAAFDRTRAAVSASGRTAPMVYSAAQVLCVGRDEAEITERADRIGRQVPELRENGLAGSPDELVDKIGRFGEAGAERVYLQMLDMSDLDHLELVASRVVPQLD; from the coding sequence ATGCGCCTGAGGATCTTCCTTGAACCCCAACAGGGGGCCACGTACGAGGACCAGCTCGCCGTCGCCAGAGCGGCGGAGGACCTGGGATTCGACGCCCTCTTCCGTTCCGACCACTACCTCCACATGGGCGACACCGACGGGCTCCCCGGCCCGACCGACGCGTGGATCACTCTGGCCGGCCTGGCCCGGGAGACCTCCCGTATCCGTCTGGGCACCCTGATGACCGCCGCCACCTTCCGCTACCCCGGCCCACTGGCCATCTCCGTGGCCCAGGTCGACCGGATGAGCGGCGGCCGGGTCGACTTCGGTTTCGGCGCCGGGTGGTACGAGCAGGAGCACGCGTCGTACGGGATCCCCTTCCCCGCCACCGCGCGCGAGCGCTTCGACCGCTACGAGGAACAGCTCGACATCATCACCGGGTTGTGGTCGACCCCGGCGGGGGACACTTTCAAGTACGAGGGCAAGCACTACCGTCTGGCGGAGGGGCCCGCGCTGCCCAAACCGCAGCAGGGTCCTCGTCCGCCGGTCCTGATCGGGGGCACCGGGCCCAAGCGCACACCGCGCCTGGCGGCGAAGTTCGCCGACGAGTACAACGTGCCCTTCGCCTCACTCGAGGACACCGCCGCCGCCTTCGACCGGACGCGGGCGGCGGTCTCGGCCTCCGGGCGCACCGCGCCGATGGTCTACTCGGCCGCGCAGGTGCTGTGCGTGGGCCGTGACGAGGCGGAGATCACCGAGCGCGCCGACCGGATCGGCCGTCAGGTGCCGGAGCTGCGGGAGAACGGCCTGGCCGGGTCGCCCGACGAACTGGTGGACAAGATCGGCCGGTTCGGCGAGGCGGGCGCGGAGCGCGTGTACCTGCAGATGCTGGACATGTCCGATCTGGACCACCTGGAGCTGGTGGCCTCGCGGGTCGTTCCGCAGTTGGACTGA
- the acnA gene encoding aconitate hydratase AcnA has translation MSANSFGARDTLRVGDESYEIFRLDAVQGANRLPYSLKVLLENLLRTEDGSNVTADHIRALGEWDAAAQPSQEIQFTPARVIMQDFTGVPCVVDLATMREAVRDLGGDPDKINPLAPAELVIDHSVVVDLFGRPDAFERNVEIEYERNYERYKFLRWGQTAFDEFKVVPPGTGIVHQANIEHLARVTMSRGGQAYPDTCVGTDSHTTMQNGLGILGWGVGGIEAEAAMLGQPISMLIPRVVGFKLTGELKPGTTATDLVLTITEQLREHGVVGKFVEFYGDGVASVPLANRATIGNMSPEFGSTAAIFPVDDETIRYMKLTGRSAQQVALTEAYAKANGFWHDPSVEPVFSEYLELDLGDVVPSIAGPKRPQDRIALSAAKPTWRHDVQNYVSDDEAGKESFPASDAPAASANSRPHRPVKVTMADGTETEIDHGAVVIAAITSCTNTSNPSVMLGAALLAKKAVEKGLTRKPWVKTSMAPGSKVVTDYYERSGLTPYLDKLGFNLVGYGCTTCIGNSGPLPEEISKAVQDNDLAVSAVLSGNRNFEGRINPDVKMNYLASPPLVVAYALAGSLDVDITTEPLGVGKDGQPVFLADIWPTAEEIQQVMDSAIASDMYESAYSDVFAGDDRWRSLPTPTGNTFEWEGESTYVRKPPYFDGMDATPAPVTDISGARVLAKLGDSVTTDHISPAGAIKPGTPAADYLKANGVERRDFNSYGSRRGNHEVMIRGTFANIRLRNQIAPGTEGGYTRDFTQPDAPVSFIYDAAQNYAEQGTPLVVLGGKEYGSGSSRDWAAKGTSLLGVRAVITESYERIHRSNLIGMGVLPLQFPQGQSADSLGLTGEETFSITGVTELNEGRVPSTVKVTTDTGVEFDAVVRIDTPGEADYYRNGGILQYVLRQLIAK, from the coding sequence GTGTCCGCGAACAGCTTCGGCGCCCGTGACACGTTGCGCGTTGGCGACGAGTCGTACGAGATCTTCCGGTTGGACGCCGTGCAGGGCGCCAACCGGCTTCCCTACAGCCTGAAGGTGCTGCTGGAGAACCTCCTGCGCACCGAGGACGGCTCGAACGTCACCGCCGACCACATCAGGGCCCTGGGCGAATGGGACGCCGCGGCGCAGCCCAGCCAGGAGATCCAGTTCACCCCCGCGCGGGTGATCATGCAGGACTTCACCGGCGTGCCCTGCGTCGTCGACCTCGCCACCATGCGCGAGGCCGTCCGCGACCTGGGCGGCGACCCGGACAAGATCAACCCGCTCGCCCCCGCGGAGCTGGTGATCGACCACTCCGTCGTCGTCGACCTCTTCGGTCGCCCCGACGCGTTCGAGCGCAACGTCGAGATCGAGTACGAGCGCAACTACGAGCGCTACAAGTTCCTGCGCTGGGGCCAGACCGCCTTCGACGAGTTCAAGGTCGTCCCGCCCGGCACCGGCATCGTGCACCAGGCCAACATCGAGCACCTGGCCCGCGTGACCATGTCCCGCGGCGGCCAGGCCTACCCCGACACCTGCGTCGGCACCGACTCGCACACCACCATGCAGAACGGCCTGGGCATCCTGGGCTGGGGCGTCGGCGGTATCGAGGCCGAGGCCGCCATGCTCGGCCAGCCGATCTCCATGCTCATCCCGCGCGTGGTCGGCTTCAAGCTGACCGGTGAGCTCAAGCCCGGCACCACCGCCACCGACCTGGTGCTCACCATCACCGAGCAGCTCCGCGAGCACGGTGTGGTCGGCAAGTTCGTCGAGTTCTACGGCGACGGCGTCGCGTCCGTGCCGCTGGCCAACCGCGCCACCATCGGCAACATGAGCCCGGAGTTCGGTTCCACCGCCGCGATCTTCCCGGTCGACGACGAGACCATCCGGTACATGAAGCTGACCGGCCGCTCCGCGCAGCAGGTCGCCCTGACCGAGGCCTACGCCAAGGCCAACGGCTTCTGGCACGACCCGTCGGTCGAGCCCGTCTTCTCCGAGTACCTGGAGCTGGACCTGGGCGACGTCGTCCCGTCGATCGCCGGCCCCAAGCGCCCGCAGGACCGGATCGCGCTGTCCGCGGCGAAGCCGACCTGGCGCCACGACGTCCAGAACTACGTCTCCGACGACGAGGCGGGCAAGGAGTCCTTCCCGGCCTCCGACGCCCCGGCCGCGTCCGCGAACAGCCGTCCGCACCGCCCGGTCAAGGTCACCATGGCCGACGGCACGGAGACCGAGATCGACCACGGCGCCGTCGTGATCGCCGCGATCACCTCGTGCACCAACACCTCCAACCCCTCGGTCATGCTGGGCGCCGCCCTGCTGGCCAAGAAGGCGGTGGAGAAGGGCCTGACCCGCAAGCCGTGGGTCAAGACCTCCATGGCCCCGGGCTCCAAGGTCGTCACCGACTACTACGAGCGCTCCGGCCTGACGCCCTACCTGGACAAGCTGGGCTTCAACCTGGTCGGCTACGGCTGCACCACCTGCATCGGCAACTCCGGTCCGCTGCCCGAGGAGATCTCCAAGGCGGTCCAGGACAACGACCTCGCGGTCTCCGCGGTCCTGTCCGGCAACCGCAACTTCGAGGGCCGGATCAACCCGGACGTGAAGATGAACTACCTGGCCTCGCCGCCGCTGGTGGTCGCCTACGCGCTGGCCGGCTCGCTCGACGTGGACATCACCACCGAGCCCCTGGGCGTCGGCAAGGACGGCCAGCCGGTCTTCCTGGCCGACATCTGGCCCACCGCCGAGGAGATCCAGCAGGTCATGGACTCGGCCATCGCCTCGGACATGTACGAGTCCGCGTACTCGGACGTGTTCGCCGGCGACGACCGCTGGCGCTCGCTGCCCACGCCCACCGGCAACACCTTCGAGTGGGAGGGCGAGTCCACCTACGTGCGCAAGCCCCCGTACTTCGACGGGATGGACGCCACCCCGGCGCCGGTCACCGACATCTCCGGTGCCCGCGTGCTGGCCAAGCTGGGCGACTCGGTCACCACCGACCACATCTCCCCGGCCGGCGCCATCAAGCCGGGCACCCCGGCGGCCGACTACCTGAAGGCGAACGGCGTGGAGCGCCGCGACTTCAACTCCTACGGCTCGCGCCGCGGCAACCACGAGGTGATGATCCGCGGGACGTTCGCCAACATCCGGCTGCGCAACCAGATCGCGCCGGGCACCGAGGGCGGCTACACCCGCGACTTCACCCAGCCCGACGCGCCGGTGTCGTTCATCTACGACGCCGCGCAGAACTACGCCGAGCAGGGCACCCCGCTCGTCGTCCTGGGCGGCAAGGAGTACGGTTCCGGCTCCTCGCGCGACTGGGCGGCCAAGGGCACCAGCCTGCTGGGCGTGCGCGCGGTCATCACCGAGTCCTACGAGCGCATCCACCGCTCCAACCTGATCGGCATGGGCGTGCTGCCCCTGCAGTTCCCGCAGGGCCAGTCCGCCGACTCCCTCGGCCTGACTGGTGAGGAGACCTTCTCCATCACCGGCGTGACCGAGCTCAACGAGGGCCGCGTCCCGAGCACGGTGAAGGTGACCACCGACACCGGCGTCGAGTTCGACGCCGTGGTGCGCATCGACACCCCGGGTGAGGCCGACTACTACCGCAACGGCGGCATCCTGCAGTACGTGCTGCGCCAGCTCATCGCGAAGTAG